A region of the Melospiza georgiana isolate bMelGeo1 chromosome Z, bMelGeo1.pri, whole genome shotgun sequence genome:
CAAAAACAAGTTACCTGGGTAAGTGCAGTTACTCTGTTCTCACTAGGAAACAGTGGTGGATCTTCTCCAACCTGGAAATCGAAGTACACAGTTTTGTGTGTGAAAGTAGAGAACTCATTGCTGAAGCAGAACTTGTATGTTCCATTCCTGGATGCAGTAAATGTGAAGCTATCATATTGTTTCTTCATCTCTTTGTACAGCACAATGCCATCGGGATCTTCCAACCGACAGTCAACATCATAATGACCCCCAGTGATCAcctggaaacaaaaaccaagaaattgtctttttaaaaatatggacACCTATATATTTCTTCTAAGAAGTCTGGTCTGGCAGATGGAACTGCAAAGCTTTTTCCTTGACAGGTGTTGTAAAATATAATGCATTCATTTGAGAATCTTTCAAAGAAAgtctgcaaaattattttcctatgaacgacacacagaaaacaattaaaaatgcTTCTGGTTCAGCATTTGCAATGTCAACTGTATTTTCAAACCCTTAGGAGAACAATTTTAGTTACTTTGTTGTTACTAACTGTACAACAGCAAAGTCTACAGTAGATGACACTCCATGGGACAGCAACAACATGACAGTAACGAGTCTGACATTTGCTGTACACTCAAATCCTCCGTGGAATTAATTCATCCAGCTGAGACTGCTAACATGCAGCAAGACACTCCCTTCTTGTGGCCAGGAAAGTGTAACTGCCCTGCTGTATCTCAGCTGCATTAGGCTGCAGGAATGGTGTGTGACCAGTATAACAGGAATTTCGAACTCTCTGGCTTCAATCTGTCCATTTTCCTGTCAGCTGCTGTCAACAGAGCAAGCTCTGGAGAACCTGCTGCCTCCCTTCTCAAGTTAGACACAGGAGCTCTCGCAAAAATGAGCACATCTGGATAATGCCTGCAACTGACTCAAAACTTCACAACTGTTTCAAGGGGATTTCTGAGGCTTTGATTACTGTTTGTCTATAGTGTATTACTACCTGGATTGTCCAGAAAGACTGATCAGGAGTTTAGGTATTCACAACTTGGTAATCTGATGACTCTTACCATAGCAGTTGTACACTTTATCCTTGCTGCAAActtaaggaggaagagacttATTTCATATGTGTGCAGaaatcactgaaatattttagtatCTCTGTATCTGCACTTCAGTCCACATGGCATTAATTAAATGCTCATCAATTTACTCAAGTGCCAGgttattaaaattattacattAGTGGTACAACTGAAACAAAagactggagcagcagctcctccacaaaggcaaaattttaaaagcatccAGAGGGCAAGCAATAACACAGCTCTTCATTTTTGAAATATGATCTACAATTTGATAAGGGTGTGCTTTTTCATGGAAGTCACTTGCATTCAGTTGTGTAGGCACCCTGAAAATATTGCTTTTACAGGGAGGTAGTAAAGATTGGCCAGAACTTTAAAGCTCCCCTAGGATTCCTTGCCACTGAACTTGCTTGTGCCTCCTGTTGGCCCTTGAGACATACTGCCAAAGGACATTCACACAGCACTTCAAGCTGCCAGTGGCTGGTCAAATCCAGACTTTTCTTTTAGCAGTGCTAATCCTATTCTGGTCACCAATAAAAGTGGCAACAGCATGCTTACCTGTCCAGTAATACCCACTTCAAAACTGCAGGGTAAAGTACTGCACAGAAAAGACTGTATGGAAGAAACAGTCAGAGACAAGAAATATTTGGGTAGAGAAAAAGATATCCAGGACTTAGATTAGACAGGACAGAGTAACAAGGACTGATATGTGGGAGCAACATTCCCCAAATATACTTGAGATGGGACAGCAACTGAGAAACTAGAAAGCACAGGACTTCAGCCAGAAAAGTCAGCTCATAAAAATTACACAATCCTTTCAAAAGCCCCCAAAGATAACTGTGATTTTTGTCAGTGGGTATGAGttttctctcctgctgctgtacTATCAGTGAGTTCATCTACTAAAGTGACAGACTGAAaagttccagccctgctgatACACTCAGAGGCACCAAAACAGTGATGCCGTACCACATCATTCTTCTATCACCCTTTCACTGTTTAGTATGTAAGCTAAATCTGAATTGTACTCTGAAACACGAACTATTAGCTCTTAAGAGGCACCGTGCTCATCCTCTCGATGCTTCACAAACCACTAGGCAATTATGTCTGCGGCACACCGACCTGCTGGTCAGGCGCGCTTTAGGTATTCTCTGCGCGGTTCTGgaagggcactgctgggagccaCCAGGTTACGGACGCTGCCGGTTTTCAGGACCAACTCTGTGTCCCACTCACTCAGCCCTGCACTACGCGGAAGCCTCCCAGCCGCTCCCGCAGAGTTTTCCTCAGTCAAGCTGGAAACCTCTCATTGGATCCAGCCGCTACTCCCTGGCCGGGCGCTGTTCCCAAATGCTCCCGACAGGAAGGAAGCCAAGGGAGAGCCCCCGGCAGGGGCCCGGGCTTAGGGCTCGGGGCCGCGGCCCAGCGCGGCGCCAGGGGTACCTGGAACTCGAGGGTGCACTTGGTGCCCTGGGCGATCTCCTCGTAGAAGCACTGCTTGGCGTTGTCGGGCAGCTCGAACGTGATCTCGGAGGCCCGCGCCGCGCAGGCCGCCAGCGCCCACACCAGCAGCAAGGGCGGCAGCGGCCCCCGGGAGCCCCGCGGCGGCATCGCCCGGCGCGGAGAGAGGCGAGCAGGGGCGGAGGGGCTCGGggcggccggggctgcggggctgcgaGGCGCGGGCGGGACGCGGCGTGGCCGAGGGGACGAGCGGCGGCACCCGGAAGCGCCCGCGCCTTCCCGGAGCGCTTCCGGGACGGGCGTCCGGCGGGGAAGGGgcgggggagcggggccgcggcctCGCCCCTTTCTCCCGCCGTGTCGCGGCCGGGCCCCGGTGTCCGCTCAGCGCCGTTGCCCGCAGATTGAGTTTTTCGGGGTCCCCCTAGGCCCTGTAGCTGGCAATGGCGGGCTCCTGTGGCCGAGCGCACGCAAAGAGTGAACTCGGTGCCCTCCGAGATGAGTCGGGAGAGTTCTGCCGTGCAGATCCTTGAACGTTCATTGCAGAGTCAGTAAGAACTGAATGAATAAACAGAGGTATAAAACGTCGATTAAAGTGCCCACGCTGATTGCAGCAGTCAGTCATGGAGTCGTAGAACGTTAAAAGTTGGAAATCTCAGTGATTCCTAATCCTCCTGCCCTAGGCAGGGACACTTTGCACTAGATCAGGTCGCTCAGAGCTCTATTTGGCCTTTAACGCTTCCAGGTTTGGAGTATTCCCAACCTCCTCGGGcactgttccagtgtctcactaCCCTCACtgtaaggaatttttttccttatgtctAACCTAGGTTTCCCTTCCTTCACGTAGTACCCATTATTTCCCGTCCTACCACTACAGATCCTGATGAAGagttcctctccagcttccctgtaGGCCCCCTTCACATACTGCTAGGCTGGGAGGTCTGCACAAAACCTTTCCTTCTCTAACCCCAGCACTCTCAGCCTTTCTcagttatttttataaataaaaaaaggaaaaaaaataaagataaaagaaaCCCTCCATTCTTATTATATTAAGTTCTGTGGCAAATCAGGCAaagtaggaaaagaaaaattcaggcCAAACCTCCCAGTCAGGAGCATGAGCTTGGAATGCAGTGCATCTGGTCACCCATTTTGCTTCTCTGGAAGAGGGGCTGAACCTGCATCAAGTACCTATTGCCAAAAGAGGCACCACATTGGGGTGCTGCTGTATAATCCTCTAGCcttggagagcagccctgtgctaGCTTGTGGAAGGTATGATTTTCATCCTCACCACTGTGTAAGAAACTTGGGCATCAGTTTGAGGACTGTGGATTTCATAGGGCAGAGGTACCCAAAATTCATGTGTAGAAGGCTCTGATAGATATGCAGGTGTGGATTATAGCGACATGGCAGATGCTTTACCAAGTACCCACCTTACAGCTGAGGCAGACATTACCTATTTACAATTAATGCTCAGATGTttgctgttttcatttaaaCACACTGTTTTATTTTAGGTGGCATTTAAGTGTTGGCTGGTAGCTGAGGTGGCTCAAAAGCAGTTTATATGTCTGGGCCATGTGATGCAGCTCCAGTCATTTTACTTAAATCAGTGACCAAAGACTTGCAGGAACTGAAACAACTAATTACCTTCTCCTTATGTGgcaagaaatacattttaaaaagacttCCTCTGTGATTTTTCACAGCAACTGAAGTGATCATGTCCAGGTTACAGTTTCCTAGTTCATTctttccagctgttttctgaAAGTTTCTCTGAATGGGCAAAATGAAGCTTCCCTAAGAAATGATGATTGGAAACATATCACCAAATAATCACCAACACAGAAGGGGTGAGATACAGAGCAGGCAAGAAAGGAGTCTGGTGACACCTGCAGAATAAGGAGAAATGGAGAAGATGTTCCAATCTCCAAAATAAATCAGCAAGAGTAGATGAGATTACATCAACTTCTTTTTGGATTGAGGTCAGAGATTATAAAACATCAAGGGAGTGAGGAAGGCAGACTGCATCCAAAAAGCTCTCCAGCTGGTCCCCTTAACCCTGGTGACTCCTCATTACACCATCAGCAGGCGGAGCTGTCAGCACTAACTGCATAGCATCAGCTCCACTTTGTAGTGGGGTTGCAGCTCACCTGGTGTAGATTTGTTAAGGACTAGTTGTTTTATATATGTAGCAATCATGATAGTAAGAGAACTAGTTACTAGCATTATGAACTGCTTATGAATTTCAGTAATTCTTTAGCAGCTTGAAACTGAAATAAGttcaataaatataataataagttcaaatatgaatatttgtaatatgtaatatgaagagttttcctttcctcctggaCAATCTGTTTAAGTAGGGTGAGAATTGGTTTCAGATGCTCTCAGCATAGTTCTTCCCTGAGAAAAACCTTTatagtgtttttttttccctctattaTGACAGAATATTTTCAAGCAGAAGTCTGTATTACAACTTCCTCCATACATGCATGCATAGATACATGACTTTATTGAGGATCCTTTTTACCTTACATGCAAAGTCAAagactaggaaaaaaaaacagagattcattttatttttgcattggTTTGATTTGTAAATGTATGTTGCCACTTTCTGTatggggaaaatgaaaattgacAAATGGCACATGTTTCTTGTGCATACAGTTGAAACATGCTCTCCTGAAGACTGCTAATGAGCCGTAGTTGTACAAGCAGTTCTCATTCCTTCCAAAACACATGGAAACCACTGCAGAAAGACCAGGGAAATCTCCAAAATACAAGATGTTCCGGTCCTAATGTTTCTTCTCAGCTTAGTAGCTGAATCAAGCTACTCTCCTGAGGTAGATCTTTTACCTGTGTTAGATGTTGTAGATATGGATGAAATTGCAGACTTATAAGATCTTATGACTGAAAGAACAGTTCCTGTTATTTAAATAgtggaacaggaaaaaaacctgttctTCACCTTTATAGTCCTTTAATATCTTTCCTGAAATCTCTGTGTAACCGTTTAGAAAACTCCACtttgttgttttaatttaatcCTCATTTAAAGCATATTCCACAGTACACTTTATCTTGCTACTCAAACTACCTAAAATGGTAAAGTTTCCCCATTTTAAGTATCTCTGCTTTAAAAGCCTTTGCTTTGGGCTTGCTTTGGCagattttatataaataatagaCCTTGATGTCAAGataattaattcctttttaCTTCCCAGTATAGTGCTGAATTTTGGATAGGctaaaattactaaaataaacGAGACAGGCTTTTCACTGGCCTTCATACTTTAAAAAGTGGCATTGAATAACTCTGGCACTTGCAAAAAACACTTGGAGTGCAGTCAAGTATAGTAACACATTTTCATCACACTGTTTCAGTGTGATTTGTGCAAAGTCATGCTGTGGAGGAAAAAGTCAGTGGACCTTAAAACTGCTTGAatttatcctttttttaaaggttCAGTGCATTTTCTAACCTCTGTTCTCATGTTTCCAAAACTGCAGTGAACAAGAAATGAGCTCCTTTGAGTCTTAAAAGTCAGTGCACTACTGGCTGTGCTTATGTTAGTTGATTACATAAAAGCCCAAACACCTTCATAAAGAATACACAACAAAATAACAAattcaaataaatgttttagATGAAAACCAAATTTAGGTGCACCCGAAGTTAAGATTTACTGTCTTTCCATATGTACAGCTTCACAGAggagcaggctgagagctgctgctgtgcaaggAGTTGGAAGAAGGGAGAATATTGGTAACGCTGTGACCCCTCTTATGATCTGAAATATGTCACATGCACTCTTGCAGAGTCCTGAGTTATTGGCAACCGCAATTTGTGAACCTGTATTTGTATGAACACAATATCACGAAATGTCAATGTCTTTcaatgtcttttaaaaatatgtttgtaCATAATAAGGTCTAATGGATTagaatttgttttccatttcatggtggtttattatttgtttgtttctttatttcttttcagataaGGTAGGAAACTTTACATGATTGCAAATGTCTGAGGAAAAAGCTTTTACTTACTGGTTCAAGGAGACCTGTGGAGACACGgatctgctgctctttctgtgACACACAAGAGGGAGCTCTTGGTCACCACAATTTACATGGAACCATCTCAACATGGAATGGTTGGGGCTGGAAGGCACGTTTAAAGGTCGTCTAGTCCGTGCCCCTGCGATGAGCAGGGCCATCTTCAATTaaatcaggttgctcagagcacCATCCCACCTGACCTTGagtatttccattttatttagGAGGCATttaccacctctctgggcaagctgtgccagtgtTTGACCACCTCATGGTAAAAATCTTCCTAAATAGTCTAAATcctctttctgtttaaaatcaTTACCCCTTTAGTTCCCTCTTCTCAGTTTTTGTTCAAAGTAAATTCAGTACCTaaggttttcttcctttcaaacTGACTCTTTCAATTCAGTGATAAATGGATATCAAAAAGCTAAAACTATTTAAGTAAATAGTGGCAATCATAGCCAAACATTGTAGGCATAGCTCAACAGAGCGCAACATCTGAGGCCTACTCCTTTCAGTTCACTGCTCACAGTTCAGCAGTGAAAGCCACACATCCATTTACGTACCAGCAGTCCATGTGTGTAACCTACAGGGATTGCCAGCAATGAGGCTTACAAGCACCCGTCCtctcagcagggagggagctgcaaGAGTTGCTCcatggaaaatgaagaaatgttACCCCATGGGAAATGTCTCTGTCCCGGCATCAGTGGCAGATGTGACCCGCTGTCAGCAATCTCCAGCTGACATTAGCAGTTCCCAGTCTTCTCCAGGGACAGGTGCCTTCCCCAGCCTGTTACACAGCATGTACTGCTAGGATATGACAGTAGGACCACCCCAAATATTTTAGTTTCATTAGCACTTGGAGTGCTCAGGATGTGTGAAAGATCAATTTCTGTTAGTCCAAACCTGACTTCAGTGGATAGTGTGAAGGGGAGGGATCTGGGGAAGGGCTGAAAAACCCAGGAAGAGAGAAAGACAATGAAGGGCTGGCTGCAGTGAATTAGATAGGAAACCTAAAGGATGCCCTGGCCAGATTTGAAATGAAGCATTTTAAGATTCCTTCCCAAAGCACTCCTCTCAGTGGCtcaccttttgttttggtttggtttttttcctcccagtcATGGCTGAATTTTGATAATCCTGTTTCACTTTACCTAATGAAAGAAAGACTTGTGTTTCCATATGTGCACTTGTATTCGCTCAGATTTAGATTCACTTAGATTTTTAACATGTTATAAAACATTCTGATTTTATCTGGGATGGAGTAAATTTTCTTCATGGTAGCTAGTATGGAGCTGGGTTTTGGACTCGTCCTGAAAACTGTGTTGATAACTCAGGGTTCTCTCCTTGCTGAGCAGTGTTTATGCAGAATCAAGGCATTttctgctcctccccagcagtgAGCGGGCTGGGATTCACAAGGAGCTAAGAAGGGgatgcagctgggacagcttACCCCCTCTGACCAAAGGTACATTCTGTACCTTATGAAATCATGCTCAGCATATGAAGTTGAGAGAAGACGAAGGAcgaggaaaagagagagatggTATTTGTATTCTCCAGTCACTCTTATGCATGATATATAGCCTGTctttcctggagatggctgcCTATCCCTGGGAAGGAGCGAATTATTTACTTGTTTCACTTTGCGTGCatgtgtggcttttgctttgcctattaaactgtttttatctcaagccatgagttttctcacttttacccttTTGATTTCCCTTATCACACTAGGGGTAATGAGCAGCTGCCtaccagctggggttaaacttAATTACTTACTGCCTTTACAACTACACATAATCAGTCTAATAAAAGATATCATTCTGCCTACAGAAACAGTCTGAAAGTATTAGAACAAATATTGTGGCTTCGTAATAGTTGACACATCTTAAAAGaccaaaaccaataaaaattctccatattttatatattcctCTTCAAaaagggacaggcaggggaaaTGAGGAAGAAGTGTTGCCTTCTATGTCAATGATAAGCTCAGAGTGCATGGAGCTCTGGCTGAGGATGGATGATGGACCAGGATTAAagggatggcagggacaggggacatgaGTCATCTACAGGCCATATAGGAACTACCTTGTGTTCACAAGCCCTGGTGCTCCTGGGGGACTTCAACCACCCAATTATCTGTTGGGAGGACAATAGAGCAGGGCATTAAGCATGGAGTTTCCTGGAATGCCTCGATGGTAACTTCCTTCTCCAAGTGATAGAGAAGCCAACAAGGAGAGGTGCTGTGCTGGACCTTGTTCTCAGCAAGAAGGAGGGGGCTGGTGCGGGATGGAAGCTC
Encoded here:
- the TMED7 gene encoding transmembrane emp24 domain-containing protein 7 — translated: MPPRGSRGPLPPLLLVWALAACAARASEITFELPDNAKQCFYEEIAQGTKCTLEFQVITGGHYDVDCRLEDPDGIVLYKEMKKQYDSFTFTASRNGTYKFCFSNEFSTFTHKTVYFDFQVGEDPPLFPSENRVTALTQMESACVSIHEALKSVIDYQTHFRLREAQGRSRAEDLNTRVAYWSIGEAIILLVVSIGQVFLLKSFFSDKRTTTTRVGS